One Epinephelus fuscoguttatus linkage group LG10, E.fuscoguttatus.final_Chr_v1 genomic window carries:
- the jun gene encoding transcription factor AP-1 encodes MYTKMETTFYDDSLNAFSQQDNAGYGYSNPKVLKHNMTLNLSDPTGTLKPHLRAKASDILTSPDVGLLKLASPELERLIIQSSNGLITTTPTPTQFMCPKNVTDEQEGFAEGFVRALAELHHQHMPGTTNVSVTSAAQTSVNTALPPVSSVAGATVYNNNTAMRSDSPVYEDLNTFNPAISTVSAPSYTTSAPTMSFPAAPPQLPIYGQPSAAQLPRLTALKEEPQTVPEMPGETPPLSPIDMENQERIKAERKRMRNRIAASKCRKRKLERISRLEDKVKNLKSQNSELASTANMLREQVAQLKQKVMNHVNSGCQLMLTQQLQTF; translated from the coding sequence ATGTATACCAAGATGGAAACTACTTTCTATGACGACTCACTCAACGCTTTCTCCCAGCAAGACAACGCCGGCTACGGATACAGCAACCCCAAAGTGctgaaacacaacatgacaCTGAACCTCAGCGATCCGACGGGCACTCTGAAACCTCACCTCCGCGCCAAAGCCAGCGACATCCTCACCTCTCCTGATGTGGGCTTGCTGAAGCTGGCCTCGCCGGAGCTGGAGCGGCTCATCATCCAGTCCAGCAACGGGCTCATCACCACCACGCCGACCCCGACACAGTTCATGTGTCCCAAGAATGTCACCGACGAGCAGGAGGGCTTCGCTGAGGGGTTTGTCCGAGCTCTGGCTGAACTCCACCACCAGCACATGCCGGGCACAACTAATGTGAGTGTCACCTCAGCTGCTCAGACCAGTGTCAACACTGCCCTGCCGCCTGTTTCATCTGTTGCCGGTGCCACCgtttacaacaacaacacagccatGCGCTCCGACTCGCCGGTGTATGAGGACTTGAACACTTTCAACCCAGCCATCAGCACCGTCTCGGCACCAAGCTACACCACCTCAGCCCCGACCATGTCCTTCCCCGCAGCCCCGCCGCAGCTTCCCATCTACGGGCAGCCATCCGCCGCCCAGCTCCCCCGGCTCACGGCGCTCAAAGAGGAGCCCCAAACCGTGCCTGAGATGCCGGGGGAGACGCCTCCTCTCTCCCCAATCGACATGGAGAACCAGGAGCGCATCAAGGCCGAGAGAAAGCGGATGAGGAACCGCATCGCTGCCTCCAAGTGCCGGAAGAGGAAGCTGGAGCGGATCTCGAGGCTGGAGGACAAAGTGAAGAACCTCAAGTCCCAAAACTCGGAGCTCGCGTCCACCGCCAACATGTTGCGCGAGCAGGTGGCCCAGCTGAAGCAGAAGGTGATGAACCACGTCAACAGCGGGTGCCAGCTCATGTTAACGCAGCAGCTCCAGACCTTCTGA